The genomic segment CCGCTCCAGCAGAACATCTCCGTGCACGTCCGGGCGGAGGTCGTCCGCGCCGACGGGGACCACAGCACCACCCGCTGGATGAGCCTCACCGCGGAGGACGCCGCGGCGATCCGGAGCAACCCGCTGCCCAGCCACGCCGACCAGAACGAGCTGCGCAGGGCCTGGGACTTCTTCGTCAACAGCCATGACGACAAGAACCGTTCGACCGGAACGCGCGGCGTGCTCGCCGAGGCCTATCTGCGGCGCATCGTGATGCTCCGCCTGGAAGGGCACGACTACGGCGGGACCGTCGAACGCATCCAGCTGCGTTCGTCGTCGCGCCGGGTCGCGGCGCCCCCGTGGAGCACCGAGAAGATCAGCACCCGTCCGATGTACCACGAGCTCGGGTGGTGGAACGTGTCCACCGACGATCTGCCCGAAGGCAGCGCGGCGGCCCGGGCGGCAGCGCCGTCCGGCGAGGAGGCCGACCAGTGAGCACCGCCCCCACGGCGCCTGTCGCCGGCCCCGTCGGCCCCACCGGCCCCCGTTGGCCCTCGGGGCCGATCGGCCGTTCCGTCCAGCGGATCACCGCGTCCGCTCTCGGCCCGTACCAGAGCGCCGTGATCCGGATCGGGTTCACCGCCACGTATCTGCTGTTCCTGCTGCGGGAAGTGCCGCACCGGCAGGAGCTCTACGGGCCGGACGGCCCCTGGCAGTGGGAGCTGGCGCACCGGCTGATATCCGACAACCACGCCTTCACCGTCCTGATGTGGTCGGACAGCTCCGCGTGGTTCGAGGCGGTCTACGCGCTCACCCTCGCGGCGGCCTTCTGCACGATGATCGGGTGGCGCACCCGGACGATGTCCGTCCTGTTCATGGTCGGGGTCCTCTCGATCCAGAACCGCAACATCTTCATGGGCGACGGCGGCGACAACGTCGTCCATCTGATGGCGATCTACCTCGTGCTGACCCGCTGCGCCCAGGTCTGGTCGCTCGACGCGCGGCGGGCCGCACGGAACGCGGCGCGGCGGGCGCAGGGCCTGCGGCCGGCCCGGGACGTCGTCGGTCCGGTGCTCTGGTCGGTGCTGGGAGCGGTACTGGTGGTCGCCACGGTGGAGGACGGCCTCGGCGGCACCCGGTGGCTGCCGAAGCTGTTGTGGGTGCTCTGGGTGGGGGCCGCCGCCCAGTGGATCACGAACCGGAACGCGCCGGACGGGGAGGACCGGGTGCTGCTCGACGTGGTGGCCAACCTCGCCCACAACGCGGCCCTCGTGGTGATCATGGCCGAGGTCTGCCTGATCTACGCCACTGCGGGCTGGTACAAGATCCAGGGCTCGCGCTGGCAGGACGGCACCGCGCTGTACTACCCGCTCAAGCTCGACTACTTCACTCCGTGGCCCGAGCTCTCGAACCTGCTCGCGGGCAGCGCGGTGATGGTGATGGTGGTGACGTACGCGACGGTGATCGTGCAGGTGGCGTTCCCGTTCACGCTCTTCAACCGGCGGGTCAAGAACGTCCTGCTCGTCGTGATGATGGGCGAGCACGCGGGGATCGCGGTCCTGCTGGGCCTGCCCTTCTTCTCGATGGCGATGATCTCGGCGGACGCCGTCTTCCTGCCCACCGTCTTCCTGGTGTGGCTCGGCGGCCGGGTCGGCGCCGGCCGGGACCGGCTGCTGGCCCGGGTCGGCAGCCGTACGGGCGCCGCCCGCGTGCCCGGCCCGCGAGGGCCCGCCGGGGCCGGGGCGGCCGGACCGGGCGGGGAGGCCCCGCAGCGTCCCGCCGACGGGGGCCATACGCTCGTCGGGTGAGCAGTGAGACCGGCAGTACAGAGGAATGCGGGCCCTTCGTGGCCGAGGGGGCCGATCCGGCCGCGGAACCGGCGCAGTACGACGACGGGTTCGGGGACGGGATCGGTGTCGGACCGCACCCGTCCCCCTGGCCGGAGGGTGAGCGGTACGACCCCGAGCTGCTGGCGGGCGGCGACCGCCGCAACGTGGTGGACGAGTACCGCTACTGGACCCGTGAGGCGATCGTCGCCGACCTGGACCTGCGGCGCCACGACTTCCACGTGGCGGTCGAGAACTGGGGCCACGACTTCAACATCGGCTCGGTCGTCCGCACCGCGAACGCCTTCCTCGCGAAGGAGATCCACATCGTCGGCCGGCGGCGCTGGAACCGGCGCGGTGCCATGGTCACCGACCGCTACCAGCATGTGCGCCACCACCCCGACACCGCGGACCTGACCGCCTGGGCGGCGGCGGAGGGGCTGCCGATCATCGGGATCGACAACCTCCCCGGGGCCGTACCGCTGGAGCGGACCGTGCTGCCCCGGCGCTGTGTGCTGCTCTTCGGCCAGGAGGGTCCGGGCCTCACGGAGGAGGCCAGGGCCCACGCCTCGATGGTCTGCTCGATCGCGCAGTTCGGTTCGACGCGGTCGATCAACGCGGGGGCGGCCGCCGCCGTCGCCATGCACGCGTGGATCCAGCGGTACGCGGACGTGCCGGACCCCTCGGCCTGACGCCGGGCACCGTACGAAAGGACCTCGGGCCCGGCGTCCTCAGGCCCGGGGTCTTCAGCCTCGGCGTCCTCAGGCCTGGCGGCGGACCTCGATGGTGCGGAAGCGGCCCGAGACGAAGGCGCCGTCGCAGAGGGCCGCGTTGGCCGCCGGGTTGCCGCCCGAGCCGTGGAAGTCCGAGAAGGCCGCCGTCTGGTTGACGTAGACCCCGCCGGTCAGGTTCAGCGACAGCTGGGCCGACTCCTCCAGGCAGACCTCCTCGATCGCGCGCTCCACCTCGGGCGAGGTGGTGTAGGCGCCGACCGTCATCGCGCCCTTCTCCCGGATCGTGCGGCGCAGCAGCTCCACCGCGTCGGCGACGGAGTCCACCGACACGGCGAAGGACACCGGGCCGAAGCACTCGGAGAGGTGGACGGGGTCGCCGCCGTCCGGGCCGGGCTCCTTGGCGAGGACCTTGACGACGACCGGCGTGCGCACCACCGCGTCGGGGAACTCCGGGTGCGCAACCTCGCGCGAGGCCAGGGCCACTTCGCCGAGGTCCGGGGCGGCTTCGAGCCGGCTCCGCACGTCCGGGTTGACCAGCGCCCCGAGGAGGGCGGTGGCGCGCGCGTCGTCGCCGAGGAGCCCGTCGACCGCCGCCGCGAGGTCGGCGACCACCTCGTCGTACGTCCTGGGGCCGGTGTCGGTGCTGATGCCGTCGCGGGGGACGAGGAGGTTCTGCGGGGTCGTGCACATCTGGCCGCTGTAGAGGGAGAGCGAGAACGCGAGGTTGGCGAGCATCCCGGCGTAGTCGTCGGTGGAGTCGATCACCACCGTGTTGACCCCGGCCTTCTCGGTATACACCTGGGCCTGACAGGCGTGGGTCTCCAGCCAGTCGCCGAAGGCGGTGGAGCCGGTGTAGTCGATGATCCGGACCTCCGGGCGCACCGCCAGCTCCTTGGCGATCCCCTCGCCGGGGCGCTCGGCCGTCAGCGCGACGAGGTTCGGATCGAAGCCGGTCTCGGCGAGCACCTCGCGCGCGATGCGGACGGTGAGCGCGAGCGGCAGCACGGCGCGCGGGTGCGGCTTGACGAGGACGGGGTTGCCGGTGGCGAGCGAGGCGAAGAGGCCCGGGTAGCTGTTCCAGGTGGGGAAGGTGTTGCAGCCGATGAGCAGCGAGACACCGCGCCCGACCGCGGTGAACGACTTCCGCAGCCGGAGCGGGTCGCGTTTGCCCTGCGGCTTGGACCAGTCGGCCCCGGCGGGGGTGCGCAGCTGCTCCTCGTACGCGTACGCCACCGCCTCCAGGCCGCGGTCCTGGGCGTGCGGGCCGCCCGCCTGGAACGCCATCAGGAAGGCCTGCCCGCTGGTGTGCATGACGGCCTGCGCCAGCTCGTGCGTGCGGGCGCCGATGCGCGCCAGGATCTCCAGGCAGACCAGCGCCCGCGCCTCGGGGCCCGCGTCCCGCCAGGCGGCGGTGGCGGCGCGCATCGCGGGCAGCAGGACGTCGGGGTCGGCGTGCGGGTACTCGATGCCCAGCTCGGGGCCGTACGGGGAGGTCTCGGCGCCCGTCCAGCCGTCGGTGCCGGGCTGGCCGAGGTCGAAGCGGGTGTGCAGGAGCGCGTCGAACGCCGCCTTGCCCTCGGCCATGCCGAGGCTGCCGGGCGCCCCGCCTTCGCCGTACGCCTTGGGGTGCTCCGGGTGGGGTGACCAGTAGGCGCGGGTCCGGATGGCGTCGAGGGCCTGGTCGAGCGTGGGCCGGTGGGTCTCGGACAGCTTCTGGAGGGAGAGCGCGGCGGCCATGGCGGACCAACTCCTCATCGAGCCGGGCGGGGACGTGCTGACGGAGTTAGATTAACCGAACGATCGGTCGGGACAAGGGGCCCCGGACAACCTGTGGACAACTCATGGGGGAGGATCGCGTTCATGACCACGGCCAAGCGGGACACGTACACCCCGGAGACGCTGCTCGCCGTCGCCGTGCGGGTCTTCAACGAGCGCGGATACGACGGCACGTCCATGGAGCACCTCTCCCGGGCGGCGGGCATCTCGAAGTCGTCGATCTACCACCATGTGGCGGGCAAGGAGGAGCTCCTGCGCCGTGCGGTGAGCCGGGCGATCGACGGGCTCTTCCGGATTCTCGACGAACCGGGCGCGAACCGGGGGCGCGCGGTCGAACGGGTCGAATACGTCACGCGCCGCACGGTCGAGGTGCTGATGGCCGAGCTGCCGTACGTCACTCTGCTGCTGCGCGTCCGGGGCAACACGAAGACCGAGCGGTGGGCGCTGGAGCGGCGCCGCGAGTTCGACCAGCGGGTGTCGGCCCTGCTGAAGGCGGCCGTCGCGGACGGGGACCTCCGGGCGGACGTGGACATACGGCTGGCCACCCGGCTGCTGTTCGGCATGGTGAACTCGCTGGTCGAGTGGTACCGCCCGCAGCCCGAGGGGGTCGTCGGCGGTACGGGTGGCGCCCCGGACGGGGTTCTCGGGGCGGACGACCTGCCGGGGACCGTCGTACGCCTGGCCTTCGACGGGATGCGTTCCGCCGGCCGGTGACGGTTCGGGCGACAGCCGGCCGTCAGCCGATTTCGGTGGGGCGGTCGGTGCGGCCGTGGCCGAGTTCGGTCTCCTCGAACACCAGCAGGGTGCGGGTGGAGAGCACCTCGGGAATGGCCTGGATGCGGGTGAGGACGAGCTCGCGCAGCGCCCGGTTGTCCGGTGTGTGCACCAGGAGCAGTACGTCGAAATCGCCGCTGACCAGCGCGATGTGGGTGGCGCCCGGGAGTGCCTGGAGCTCCTCGCGCACGGTCCGCCAGGAGTTCTGCACGATCTTGAGCGTGATGTAGGCGGATGCTCCCTGTCCGGCCCGCTCGTGGTCGATCCGGGCGCTGAACCCGCGGATGACCCCGTCCTCCACCAGCCGGTTGATGCGGGCGTAGGCGTTGGCCCGCGATACGTGCACCTGCTCGGCGACGGCCCGTATCGAGGCCCGGCCGTCGGTACGGAGGATGCGCAGGATGTCCCGGTCGATGGCGTCCAGCGGGCGGGCCGGCGGTGTCGGGCCGGACCCCTCGGCCATTCGTTCAGCTGCCATGCCCCCGGGCCTCCCTGTTGTGGACGAGCTGCCTCCATCCCAGGCTGTGGACAACCGTTTGTCCACAGGGCGAGGGGGGCTGTAGCCAAATTGCGCCCACGACCGAACAATCGGTAGGTGAGGCGCGTCACCCGGGCTCGCCCCGGGACGCGTCCACGTGCGACCGCCCCGACTCCGACGTACACCCCGACGTAGGGCGCGGGGCCCGGCGGGATTCCGTTCCCGGCCGGCCCGTGTGTCCGCCTCGTCGCCAAGGAGGTGCCTCTCATGACGGTCCAAGAGCTGCCCGGCGCGGCCGGCTACCGGCCGGTGCCGCCCCCGGCCTGGAAGCCGCTCACCGACCCCGCCCCGCTGCTCCCGGACCCGGAGCCGTACCGGGTACTGGGTACGGACGCGGCGGCCGGAGCGGACCCGCGGCTGCTGCTGAGACTCCACGCCGAGTTGGTGCGGGGCCGCCGGTACAACGCGCAGGCGACCGCGCTCACCAAGCAGGGGCGCCTCGCGGTCTACCCGTCCAGCACGGGCCAGGAGGCCTGCCAGGTGGCCGCGGCGCTGGTGCTGGAGGAGCGGGACTGGCTCTTCCCGAGCTACCGCGACACCCTCGCGGCGGTGGCCCGGGGGCTAGATCCGGTCGACGCGCTGACGCTGCTGCGGGGCGACCGGCACACCGGTTACGACCCCCGTGAGCACCGGATCGCGCCGCTCTGCACCCCACTGGCCACGCATCTGCCGCACGCGGTGGGGCTGGCGCACGCGGCGCGGCTCAAGGGCGACGACGTGGTGGCCCTGGCGATGGTCGGCGACGGCGGGACCAGCGAGGGCGATTTCCACGAGGCGCTGAACTTCGCGGCCGTCTGGCGGGCGCCGGTCGTCTTCCTCGTGCAGAACAACGGCTTCGCCATCTCGGTGCCGCTGGCCAAGCAGACGGCGGCACCGTCCCTCGCCCACAAGGCGGTCGGTTACGGCATGCCCGGCCGGCTGGTCGACGGGAACGACGCCGTCGCGGTGCACGAGGTGCTCGCCGCGGCGGTGGCGCTCGCCCGCGGCGGTGGCGGCCCGACGCTGGTGGAGGCGGTGACCTACCGCATGGACGCCCACACCAACGCCGACGACGCGACCCGCTACCGCTCCGGGGACGAGGTGGAGTCCTGGCGGGACCACGACCCGGTGCTCCTCATGGAGCGCGAGCTGACCGGGCGCGGCCTGCTGGACGAGGCCACCGCCGACGCGGTGCGCCAGGAGGCGGAGCGGATGGCGGCGGCGCTGCGGGAGCGGATGAACGCCGATCCGGTGCTCGACCCGATGGACCTGTTCGCGCACGTCTACGCGGACCGGACCGGACCGCTGCGCGAGCAGGAGGCCGGGTTGCGTGCCGAGCTGGAGGCGGAGAGCGCGTACGAGGACGCCGAGGAGCAGCGGGACGGCCACGAGCGGTCCGGCCACGAGCGGAACACGGAGGGCGGGCGATGACCACGGCGGTGCGGGCGCGGGCGGGGCGTACGGGGCCGGCCACGATGGCCCAGGCGCTGGGGCGGGCACTGCGGGACGCGATGGCGGAGGACTCCTCGGTGCACGTGCTCGGCGAGGACGTCGGCACGCTCGGGGGTGTTTTCCGGGTCACCGACGGTCTCGCGGCGGAGTTCGGCGACGAGCGGTGCACGGACACGCCCCTCGCGGAAGCGGGGATTCTCGGCGCCGCGGTCGGGATGGCGATGTACGGCCTGCGGCCGGTGGTGGAGATGCAGTTCGACGCGTTCGCCTATCCGGCGTTCGAGCAGCTCGTCAGCCATGTGGCCCGGATGCGGAACCGTACCGGGGGCGCCCTGCCGATGCCCCTGACCGTGCGGATTCCGTACGGCGGCGGGATCGGCGGGGTCGAGCACCACAGCGACTCCTCGGAGGCGTACTACATGGCCACCCCGGGGCTCCACGTCGTCACCCCGGCCACCGTGGAGGACGCCTACGGGCTGCTGCGGGCCTCGATCGCCTCGGACGATCCCGTGGTGTTCCTGGAGCCGAAGCGGTTGTACTGGTCGAAGTCCGACTGGTCGCCGGAGGCTCCGGCGGAGGTCGGACCCATCGGCCGGGCGGTGGTCCGCAGGCCGGGGACGAGCGCGACGCTGATCACCTACGGCCCGTCGCTGCCGGTCTGCCTGGAGGCGGCCGAGGCGGCGGTGGCTGAGGGGTGGGACCTGGAGGTCGTCGATCTGCGGTCGCTGGTGCCGTTCGACGACGGGACGGTCGCCGCGTCGGTGCGGCGGACCGGGCGCGCGGTGGTCGTCCACGAGGCCGCCGGGTTCGGCGGGCCGGGGGGCGAGATCGCCGCGCGGGTGACCGAGCGGTGCTTCCACCATCTGGAGGCGCCGGTGCTGCGGGTCGCCGGCTTCGACATCCCGTATCCGCCGCCGATGCTGGAGCGGCACCATCTGCCGGGGGTGGACCGGGTGCTCGACGCGGTCGCCCGGCTCCAGTGGGAGGCGACGCGCTGATGCCCACGGTGCTCGAATTCAGGTTGCCGGACCTCGGCGAGGGGCTGACCGAGGCGTTGATCGTGCGGTGGCTGGTGGAGATCGGCGAGGTCGTCGCCGTGGACCAGCCGGTGGTCGAGGTCGAGACGGCCAAGGCCCTGGTGGAGGTGCCGTGCCCGTACGGGGGCGTGGTGACCGCCCGCTTCGGCGAGGAGGGGGCGGAACTCCCGGTCGGCGCCCCGCTGATGACGGTCGCGGTCGCACCGGGCCCGGCGGGTTCCGGCTCGACGGCCTCGGCGTCGGCTCCTGCGTCGGGTTCTGCCCCGGCTCCGGCTGCCACCTCGGCCGCCTCTGCGTCGGCCTCGGCTTCGTCGGACGCTTCGGGGAACGTGCTGGTCGGGTACGGCACGGCCGCCCCGGCGGCCCGGCGGCGGCGGGTCCGTCCCGTGTCCGCGTCGTCCCCCGTCGACGCCGCTGCGTCCGTCGGGGCCGGTCCGGTCGGTCCGGTCGGGGAGGCCACCTCGGTCGTGGAGGCCGGTCCGGTCGCCTCGGCCAAGGAGGCCGGTCCGGTCGCGGTCATCTCCCCGCTCGTCCGCAGACTGGCCCGGCAGCACGGAGTGGACCTCCGGGAGCTGGCGGGATCGGGGCCGGAGGGGCTGATCCTGCGGTGCGACATCGAGGCGGTGATCGAGCGGGCGTCCGCGGTGGGCGGTGAGCCCGCCGCCGGCGCGGTGCGGGCCGCCGGTGCGGTGGAGGTCTCCGCACCCCCGAGGGACGGTGCCGTGGCCGGCGAGCGGATCGCGTTGCGCGGAGTACGGGGCGCGGTCGCCGACAAGATGGCGCGCAGCCGGACCGAGATCCCCGACGCGACCTGCTGGGTGGACGCGGACGCGACCGAACTGATGGCGGCCCGCGCGGCGATGAACAGGACGGCGGGTCCGAAGGTCTCGGTCCTCGCTCTGTTGGCCCGGATCTGCGCGGCGGCGCTGGCGAAGTACCCCGAGCTGAACTCCACCGTGGACACCGCCGCGCGGGAGGTCGTCCGGCTGCCCTCCGTCCACCTCGGGTTCGCCGCGCAGACGGACCGGGGGCTGGTCGTGCCGGTGGTCCGGAACGCGCACGCGCGTTCCGTGGACGCGATGGCGGCCGAACTGGCCCGGCTCACCGAGGCGGCCCGGGACGGGAAGCTGACTCCGGCGGAGCTGACGGGCGGCACCTTCACGCTGAACAACTACGGCGTGTTCGGGGTGGACGGCTCCACACCGATCATCAACCACCCCGAGGCGGCCATGCTCGGGGTCGGCCGGATCGTCCCCCGGCCTTGGGTCCACGACGGCGAACTGGCGGTGCGTCAGGTGGTTCAGCTCTCGCTCACCTTCGACCACCGGGTCTGCGACGGCGGCACGGCGGGCGGCTTCCTGCGGTACGTCGCCGACTGCGTGGAACAACCGGCCGTCCTGCTGCGGACCCTGTAGGCCAGGTCCGGCCCGGCTCGCCCGCTCGGTCTGCCTGCCCGGTGGGTTCATGCCCGGCCCGGCGGGCCCACGCCCGGGGCGGGCGCCCATACTCGTCGCATGACCGCCTATGACGCCATCGTCCTCGCCGGAGGGGCCGCCCGACGGCTCGGGGGAGCCGACAAGCCCGGGATCGGCGTCGGCGGCCGGGCGCTGCTCGACCGGGTGCTCGCGGCGTGCGCCGGTGCCGCGAGCACGGTCGTGGTGGGGCCCCGCAGAACCACGGTCCGGCCGGTGGTCTGGACCCGCGAAGCACCCGTGGGAGGCGGGCCGGTGGCCGCGCTGGGCGCGGGTGTGCGGGAGACCGCCGCCCCCTGGCTCGTGGTGCTCTCGGCGGATCTGCCGTTCCTCGGGGCCTCCACTGTCGACGCGTTGCTGGCCGCCGCCGAGGAGGGTGACCGGGAGGGTGCGCTGTGTACGGACCCCGACGGGCGGCGGCAGCCGCTGGTCGCCGTCTACCGCGCCGAACCGCTCCGGCGCGAGCTCGCCCTGCTCGCGACCGAGCACGGCGGCCTCGCCGGACTCCCGCTGCGCCTGCTGACGGCCGAGCTCGACCTGGCCGCCGTGGCCACACCGGGACTCGCCTCCTTCGACTGCGACACTTGGGACGACATCAGGGTGGCAAGGGCGCACATCAGGGAGCATGAGGCCGTGCTGGACGAATGGATCACCGCAGTCAAGACCGAACTGGGCCTCGAACTCGACGTCGACACCGATGTTCTGCTCGACCTGGCGCGCGACGCCGCACACGGGGTCGCGCGGCCCGCCGCCCCGCTCACCACTTTCCTCGTCGGATACGCGGCGGGTCTGGCGAGCGCGAACGCCGAACCCGGAGACGGGCCCCGGGCCGTGGCCGAGGCGGCCCGCAAGGCGACCGCCCTCGCCCTGCGTTGGGAAGCGGAATCGGGCGATGGCAAGGGAGCCGGAGCCTCGTGACCGGCCGGGAGCCCATCCCGGCGGCGGAGGCCCCGACCGTGCGGCTCTCCGGCAGGGGAGCGCCGGGGGAATTCTTCGTGCTTCCGGAGCTGGACGACTGCCCCGTGCCCGCGCGGAAGAGCTCCTCGGCGGAGGACGAACGGGCCGTGGAACAGGCCCTGGCCCTGGCCAACCGGGTTTCTCCGCACGAGCCTTCGCCCTACGACTCCTCGCGCCACGAACCCCCGGCTCCGGTGTCTCCTGAGCCGTCCGGAAGCACAGCGGGCGGATCCGCGCAGGACGTACCCGCCCGTGGGGGCCCGCCCGTGCACCGCTCCCCCACTGCGACCTGGGAGCAGGCCCGGGCGCTGGCCGTGCGCGCCGGACGCAGGGGCACGCATCGCGCGATCCGGCTGCCGCTCGACCGCTCCCTGGGCCATGTACTGGCCGAGGGGCTCGCGGCGCTGACCGATCTGCCGTCCTTCGACACCTCGGCCATGGACGGCTGGGCCGTCACCGGACCCGGCCCCTGGCACTTCCACGGCGGCACAGGACTGCTCGCAGGGGACGGCGGTCTGGGCCGACTGCCGGACGGCGAGGCGGTACCGATCGCCACCGGGGCCCGCATGCCCGTGGAGGCGACGGCGGTCATCCGCTCGGAGCACGCGGAGGTGGACGAGGCCAAGGGGATGCTGCACGCCCGGCGCGCGGTCGTCCCGGGCCAGGACATCCGGCCGCGCGCCCAGGAGTGCCGGACCGGCGAGCAACTGCTGGCGCCGGGAACGCTGGTGACCCCCGCGGTACTCGGCCTGGCTGCTGCCGCCGGGTACGACGCGCTCGTCGTCGTGCCGCGTCCCCGGGTGGAGGTGCTGGTGCTCGGTGACGAGCTGCTCACCTCGGGGCTCCCGCACGGCGGGCGTATCCGGGACGCGCTCGGGCCCATGCTGGGTCCGTGGCTGCGCGCTGCGGGCGCCGATGCCGCCGAGCCGCGCAGGCTGGGCGACGACCCGGAGGCGTTGCGGCGGGCGCTCACCTCCACCGACGCGGACCTGGTGCTGACGACCGGCGGTACGGCGGCCGGTCCGGTCGACCATGTGCACCCGATCCTCGCGGAGATCGGCGCCGAACTGGTGGTGGACGGAGTGGCGGTACGCCCGGGTCACCCCATGCTGCTGGCCAGACTGGCACCGGACGGCCCCTGGCTGGTCGGGCTGCCGGGCAACCCGCTCGCCGCGGTCTCCGGACTCCTCACGCTCGCCCTTCCGCTCCTCGGCGGGCTCGCGGGGCGCGTCGAGCAGGAGCCGTACCGGGCACCCGTACCGGAGGCGGTGCAGGGGCACCCGCACGACACCCGGCTCGTGCCCGTGGTGCATCGGGCCGGTCACGGAGGGACCCGGGACCACGCCGTACCGCTGCGCTACAACGGCCCCGCCATGCTGCGGGGGATTGCCACCGCCGACGGCATGGCCGTCGTGGAGCCGGGCGGAGTGCGGCCCGGTGCCGAGGTGGAGATCCTCGACCTGCCCTGGGCGTAGGGCCTTTCGTTCGGATCAGGCGGAGCTCGCGTGCCCCGTCCCGCGACCGTTTCACGTGAAGCGGTCGCGGGACGGGGCGGCCGACATCGGCGACGGCTCCGGTCCGGCGATCGGGTGTTTCACGTGAAACATGCGGGACGGATCACACGTACGAGCCGACTGGGCATCAGCGGGACGGCCCGGAACGGCTGATGGTGATGAGGCGGTCCTCGCGCTGAAGACTGGCGAGCGCGGGGTCCGTGTAGTCGAGCAGTCTCCTGTTGCGGAGCACCGCGACGATCAGATCGGCGCAGTCGCGCGGCGGGCGGCCGATCTCCTCCTCGGTCACCGCGCGTTCCCCGAGGTCCAGTCCGCTGCCGTGGGTCATCAGGTCCTCCAGGGTCCTGGCGACCGGCGGGCTGGCCATGGAGACCCCGAGCAGACGGCCGGCCGAACTGGAGCTGGTCACCACGGTGTCCGCGCCGCTCTGTTTGAGCAGCGGAACGTTCTCGTCCTCGCGGACCGCGACGACGATGGTGGCGTGCTTGTTGAGCTGGCGGGCGGTCAGGGTGATCAGGGTGGCGGTCTCGTCGCGCTGGGGGGCGATGATCACCCGGCTGGCGGTCGGTACCTCGGCCTTGAGCAGCGTCTCGGAGCGCGTGGCGTCGCCGACCACGGCCACCAGCCCGTCGTCCCCGGCCGCGTGTGCGGCCTTCTGCTGCGGGTCCACCACGACGATCTTGTCCTTGGTGATGCCCGTGGAGAGCAACGACTCGATGGCGTGACGGCCCTTGGTGCCGTAGCCGACCACCACGACGTGGTCGCGGGTGCGGGAACGCCACCGGTGGATGCGTACCTGCTGGCGGGTCCGCTCGGTGAGGACTTCGAGGGTGGTGCCGACCAGGATGATCAGGAAGAGCACCCGAAGGGGGGTGATGACCAGCACGTTGATGAGGCGGGCACCGTCGCTGACCGGGGTGATGTCGCCGTAACCGGTGGTGGAGAGGGTGACGGTCGCGTAGTAGACCGCGTCGAGCAGGTCGACGCTGCTGTCGGAGGTGTCGTTGTAGCCGGAGCGGTCTGACCAGACGATCACCACCGTCACCGCCAGTACCAGCAGCGCCATCGTCAGGCGTCGGAGCACCTGTTGGAGCGGCGGCAGTGCGCCCTGCGTCGGCATGGTGATGGCGCGGCTGGCCTCGGCGTCCTCCCGCGCGTCCGAGCGCGAGCGGTGCCAGAGGGTCCGCAGGATGGAGAACCTGCCCATCCTGGCTGCTGGTTGGTTCTCGTCCTTCAAGGCATGTCCTCTGGCGGCGGCGGGCAGGTGGTCACGTCGTGGCCCATGGTCGTGGATCGACGACGGGGACGGTGGCCGAAGTGCGTCGCACGTGCCGTGTCTCCACCAGCCGTGCACCGTCACCGG from the Streptomyces sp. NBC_01335 genome contains:
- a CDS encoding molybdopterin molybdotransferase MoeA, which translates into the protein MTGREPIPAAEAPTVRLSGRGAPGEFFVLPELDDCPVPARKSSSAEDERAVEQALALANRVSPHEPSPYDSSRHEPPAPVSPEPSGSTAGGSAQDVPARGGPPVHRSPTATWEQARALAVRAGRRGTHRAIRLPLDRSLGHVLAEGLAALTDLPSFDTSAMDGWAVTGPGPWHFHGGTGLLAGDGGLGRLPDGEAVPIATGARMPVEATAVIRSEHAEVDEAKGMLHARRAVVPGQDIRPRAQECRTGEQLLAPGTLVTPAVLGLAAAAGYDALVVVPRPRVEVLVLGDELLTSGLPHGGRIRDALGPMLGPWLRAAGADAAEPRRLGDDPEALRRALTSTDADLVLTTGGTAAGPVDHVHPILAEIGAELVVDGVAVRPGHPMLLARLAPDGPWLVGLPGNPLAAVSGLLTLALPLLGGLAGRVEQEPYRAPVPEAVQGHPHDTRLVPVVHRAGHGGTRDHAVPLRYNGPAMLRGIATADGMAVVEPGGVRPGAEVEILDLPWA
- a CDS encoding dihydrolipoamide acetyltransferase family protein; its protein translation is MPTVLEFRLPDLGEGLTEALIVRWLVEIGEVVAVDQPVVEVETAKALVEVPCPYGGVVTARFGEEGAELPVGAPLMTVAVAPGPAGSGSTASASAPASGSAPAPAATSAASASASASSDASGNVLVGYGTAAPAARRRRVRPVSASSPVDAAASVGAGPVGPVGEATSVVEAGPVASAKEAGPVAVISPLVRRLARQHGVDLRELAGSGPEGLILRCDIEAVIERASAVGGEPAAGAVRAAGAVEVSAPPRDGAVAGERIALRGVRGAVADKMARSRTEIPDATCWVDADATELMAARAAMNRTAGPKVSVLALLARICAAALAKYPELNSTVDTAAREVVRLPSVHLGFAAQTDRGLVVPVVRNAHARSVDAMAAELARLTEAARDGKLTPAELTGGTFTLNNYGVFGVDGSTPIINHPEAAMLGVGRIVPRPWVHDGELAVRQVVQLSLTFDHRVCDGGTAGGFLRYVADCVEQPAVLLRTL
- a CDS encoding alpha-ketoacid dehydrogenase subunit beta encodes the protein MTTAVRARAGRTGPATMAQALGRALRDAMAEDSSVHVLGEDVGTLGGVFRVTDGLAAEFGDERCTDTPLAEAGILGAAVGMAMYGLRPVVEMQFDAFAYPAFEQLVSHVARMRNRTGGALPMPLTVRIPYGGGIGGVEHHSDSSEAYYMATPGLHVVTPATVEDAYGLLRASIASDDPVVFLEPKRLYWSKSDWSPEAPAEVGPIGRAVVRRPGTSATLITYGPSLPVCLEAAEAAVAEGWDLEVVDLRSLVPFDDGTVAASVRRTGRAVVVHEAAGFGGPGGEIAARVTERCFHHLEAPVLRVAGFDIPYPPPMLERHHLPGVDRVLDAVARLQWEATR
- a CDS encoding potassium channel family protein, which codes for MGRFSILRTLWHRSRSDAREDAEASRAITMPTQGALPPLQQVLRRLTMALLVLAVTVVIVWSDRSGYNDTSDSSVDLLDAVYYATVTLSTTGYGDITPVSDGARLINVLVITPLRVLFLIILVGTTLEVLTERTRQQVRIHRWRSRTRDHVVVVGYGTKGRHAIESLLSTGITKDKIVVVDPQQKAAHAAGDDGLVAVVGDATRSETLLKAEVPTASRVIIAPQRDETATLITLTARQLNKHATIVVAVREDENVPLLKQSGADTVVTSSSSAGRLLGVSMASPPVARTLEDLMTHGSGLDLGERAVTEEEIGRPPRDCADLIVAVLRNRRLLDYTDPALASLQREDRLITISRSGPSR
- a CDS encoding DUF6457 domain-containing protein; translation: MTAYDAIVLAGGAARRLGGADKPGIGVGGRALLDRVLAACAGAASTVVVGPRRTTVRPVVWTREAPVGGGPVAALGAGVRETAAPWLVVLSADLPFLGASTVDALLAAAEEGDREGALCTDPDGRRQPLVAVYRAEPLRRELALLATEHGGLAGLPLRLLTAELDLAAVATPGLASFDCDTWDDIRVARAHIREHEAVLDEWITAVKTELGLELDVDTDVLLDLARDAAHGVARPAAPLTTFLVGYAAGLASANAEPGDGPRAVAEAARKATALALRWEAESGDGKGAGAS